The nucleotide sequence AGGGGCTTTTGATGCAGGAATTGTTGCAGATGCACTTAAGCTGAAAGATGAAGATCCTATACTGATGGTACCTTTCGGCTACATTTCAGAAGATGCCAAATTTAAAGTTAAAAAAAGAAAAAGTGTCGATGAAATTGCAGTGTGGCTGTAAATTAAGACTTGTAGAATAAAAAATTTTTTGATATTACAACGAGTTCTATAATTCATTTGTTGACAAAAAAAAGGATGAGAGTTAAAATAAAACTATATTTTATTGAAAGGTGACTATGATGAAAAGAGAAAAATCCGAATATGCTGTTCAGGCGGTAAATAATGCCATTGATATCCTTGACCTTTTAGGGGACACTGAAGGTGAACTGAGTATGAGTGAGATTGGTGCCAAACTCAGTCTTACAAGGAGTAACGTTAATAAACTTTTGGCCACACTTGAAGGGTTCGGTTATGTCGAGTATAACAGATATACTGGTAACTTCAGGCTCGGCGTGAAGACATTTCAGATTTCCCAGGCTTATATAAACAAGCTGAATCTGATTGAGATTTCAGTCCAAATACTAACCATGGTCAAAGAGAAGCTCAATGAATCTGTTTATATCAGTGTATTAAGAGACGGAAATGTGGTTTATCTGAATATGGTGGAGACAGACCATGCAGTCAGAGTGCTGCCGAGGATCGGAAATGTCGGACCGGCATATGCAACAGCTACGGGCAAAGCCCAGCTTGCATATAAATCCAATGAAGAGATTGAGCGTCTGTACAAGGAAGGGCTGACCAAGGTAACGGATAATACTATCGCTGACGTAGATGATCTCGAAGAGGAACTTGAAAAAGTTAAAGAACAGGGATACGCCGTAGATGACGAAGAGTATGAAATGGGTGTAAGATGTGTAGGTGCTCCGATATTTGATTTTATGAACAATGTTATTGCTGGAATTAGTGTCAGTGCACCACTGGAAAGACTCAGTGATGAAAGGATTGAGAAAGAAGTGATACCTGTGATTGTTGATGCCGCAGGAAGACTTTCAGGAAAATTCGGAAGCAAATAAATGTTATGGAAAATTTCCGGTTAGTAAGGCCAGAGCACCTTAATCACCACGGGTACCTTTTTGGAGGGGTTCTGCTCAAATGGCTTGACGAATTTGGATGGATGGCCGCCACTCTTGACTTTCCCGGCTCAACCTTTGTTACTGTCGGGATGGATGAAATAAACTTCAAGAAAAGGATAGAAAACGGTTCAATTTTACGCTTTATTATCAAGCCTCAAAGGACAGGGAAAACTTCTGTAACTTATATAGCAAAAGTTTTTACCAATCAAGCGGGAGCACAACAGGACGAAGTGTTTA is from Flexistipes sinusarabici DSM 4947 and encodes:
- a CDS encoding IclR family transcriptional regulator gives rise to the protein MMKREKSEYAVQAVNNAIDILDLLGDTEGELSMSEIGAKLSLTRSNVNKLLATLEGFGYVEYNRYTGNFRLGVKTFQISQAYINKLNLIEISVQILTMVKEKLNESVYISVLRDGNVVYLNMVETDHAVRVLPRIGNVGPAYATATGKAQLAYKSNEEIERLYKEGLTKVTDNTIADVDDLEEELEKVKEQGYAVDDEEYEMGVRCVGAPIFDFMNNVIAGISVSAPLERLSDERIEKEVIPVIVDAAGRLSGKFGSK
- a CDS encoding acyl-CoA thioesterase, which codes for MENFRLVRPEHLNHHGYLFGGVLLKWLDEFGWMAATLDFPGSTFVTVGMDEINFKKRIENGSILRFIIKPQRTGKTSVTYIAKVFTNQAGAQQDEVFTTKLTFVNIGENGKPAPLPTKCQYNSQKKENELLF